The following are encoded together in the Kwoniella europaea PYCC6329 chromosome 1, complete sequence genome:
- a CDS encoding isocitrate dehydrogenase, NAD-dependent: MISAPLRTSVGSALRSAAASSKRAPVSRSMATLVDEKRLPAKFGGKYTVTLVPGDGIGKEVADSVKEIFEALKVPVQWEQYDVSGETTGGDDLFQQAMESLKRNKVGLKGILYTPIDQTGHNSWNVAMRQQLDIYASVVVCKSLPGFPTRHDNVDFAIIRENTEGEYSGLEHQSYPGVVESLKVSTRAKAERIARFAFDFAVKNNRKKVTCVHKANIMKLGDGLFLNTCRRVAEQEYGHTGIKFEAMIVDNTAMQLVSKPQQFDVMVMPNLYGTICANIGSALVGGPGITPGCNFGREYALFEPGCRHVGKDIMGTNKANPTALILSSTMMLRHLGLESQANLIAGATYDLVKEGKIRTADLGGSATTTDFTKGLIQRLL; encoded by the exons ATGATCTCTGCACCTCTCCGAACCTCCGTTGGATCAGCTTTACGATCAGCTGCCGCTTCctccaag CGAGCACCTGTCTCTCGATCTATGGCTACCCTCGTCGACGAGAAGCGA CTCCCTGCTAAATTCGGTG GCAAATACACCGTAACCCTCGTACCAGGTGATGGTATCGGTAAAGAAGTCGCTGATTCGGTCAAAGAGATCTtcgaagctttgaaagtACCTGTTCAATGGGAACAATACGATGTATCGGGTGAGACTACAGGTGGAGATGATTTGTTCCAACAAGCTATGGAGAGTTTGAAGAGGAATAAAGTTGGTTTGAAAG GTATCCTCTACACCCCAATCGACCAAACAGGCCACAACTCATGGAACGTCGCCATGAGACAACAACTCGACATTTACGCTTCCGTCGTAGTCTGTAAATCGTTACCTGGTTTCCCAACAAGACACGATAATGTTGATTTCGCCATCATCAGAGAGAACACCGAGGGTGAATACAGTGGTTTGGAACATCAATCGTACCCTGGTGTCGTAGAGTCTTTGAAGGTTTCAACGAGGGCAAAGGCGGAGAGAATAGCGAGATTCGCCTTTGATTTCGCTGTCAAAAACAacagaaag AAAGTAACCTGTGTCCACAAAGCCAACATCATGAAACTTGGTGATGGTCTTTTCCTCAACACCTGTCGACGAGTTGCCGAACAAGAATACGGTCATACCGGTATCAAGTTTGAGGCTATGATCGTTGATAACACCGCCATGCAACTTGTATCTAAACCTCAACAATTCGATGTCATGGTTATG CCCAAC TTATACGGTACCATCTGCGCCAACATCGGTTCAGCCTTGGTAGGTGGTCCAGGTATCACGCCCGGATGTAACTTTGGTCGGGAATACGCCTTGTTCGAACCTGGTTGTAGACATGTCGGTAAAGATATCATGGGAACCAACAAAGCCAACCCTACTGCCTTGATCTTATCTTCtacgatgatgttgagacACTTGGGATTGGAATCTCAAGCGAACTTGATCGCTGGAGCTACGTATGATTTGGTTAAGGAAGGTAAGATCAGAACTGCTGATttgggag GTTCAGCAACCACTACCGATTTCACCAAGGGATTAATCCAACGACTCCTTTAA